A genomic stretch from Telmatocola sphagniphila includes:
- a CDS encoding sulfatase family protein — protein MNKSHSPPNILWICVDDYRPSVSGAYGSSLARTPHLDRLASQGIRFDRSYAACPLSTPSRMAFLTGRYPRSVGVTLTPTPLAETEITLGRLLQARGYETVAIGKTHYYCRLKREFNRTIDRREHDLFLASKVRKPLPQGVEILGPWRPGYDPADIWLNAKALPYAFDEEMPDTFLTQRAVEYLSEHHSKPFYLSVGFYVTHSPFRFPIEFQQTFDPKLFRVPEVSPEDAKRIPEIFRNLTSEQKRGIQAAYHTSVAYMDRNLGRILEALDQSGLADNTLVIFNSDHGYLLGEHGRFEKHCCYEEAVRTALVMRYPELIRPGRNTSALVEQIDLVPTILEFCGFENPVNVQGKSFAKLLHETAEAHRPHVISEYSDNAEIMIRTERWKLIYSAGTRRRRDGYYLERFSTGPERWLFDLQNDAAELHNVVDNKENQEIVENFMGILVEHLRNTSHPQSRGLLFESLEQELAYRLEPVEEH, from the coding sequence TTGAATAAATCCCATAGTCCACCCAATATCCTCTGGATTTGCGTGGACGATTATCGCCCCAGCGTCAGCGGAGCGTATGGCTCTTCTCTTGCCAGGACTCCCCATCTCGATCGCCTGGCCAGTCAGGGAATCCGCTTCGATCGGTCGTATGCCGCCTGCCCGCTTTCAACGCCTTCCCGGATGGCTTTTTTAACCGGTCGCTATCCTCGCTCGGTGGGTGTCACGCTCACCCCAACGCCCTTGGCCGAGACTGAAATTACTCTCGGCCGATTGCTTCAAGCTCGTGGCTACGAAACCGTGGCGATCGGCAAGACGCATTATTATTGCCGGCTCAAAAGAGAATTTAACAGAACCATTGATCGCAGGGAGCACGATCTTTTTTTGGCGAGTAAAGTCAGAAAGCCTCTCCCGCAGGGAGTCGAGATTCTGGGACCCTGGAGGCCGGGTTACGACCCGGCGGACATTTGGCTGAATGCCAAAGCATTGCCTTATGCGTTCGATGAAGAAATGCCGGACACCTTTCTGACCCAAAGAGCGGTCGAATATCTTTCGGAGCATCATTCCAAGCCCTTCTATCTCTCGGTCGGCTTTTACGTGACGCATTCCCCCTTCCGTTTCCCCATCGAATTTCAACAGACCTTTGATCCGAAGTTGTTTCGAGTTCCGGAAGTCTCCCCGGAGGATGCGAAACGTATCCCTGAGATCTTCCGCAATTTGACTTCAGAACAGAAGCGGGGTATCCAGGCCGCGTACCATACTTCCGTGGCTTATATGGATCGCAATCTTGGCCGGATTCTCGAGGCTTTGGACCAGTCGGGTCTAGCAGATAACACCCTGGTGATCTTTAATTCCGATCATGGCTATTTATTGGGGGAGCATGGCCGTTTTGAAAAGCACTGCTGTTACGAAGAGGCCGTTCGCACTGCGCTCGTGATGCGGTATCCAGAGTTGATTCGGCCGGGACGAAATACTTCGGCTCTTGTGGAACAGATTGATTTAGTACCGACCATTCTGGAATTTTGCGGCTTCGAAAATCCGGTAAATGTGCAGGGAAAATCTTTCGCGAAACTTTTGCACGAAACGGCCGAGGCCCATAGGCCGCATGTGATCTCCGAATATTCCGACAATGCGGAAATCATGATCCGTACAGAGCGCTGGAAGCTCATCTACTCGGCGGGGACCCGCAGGCGTCGCGATGGCTATTATCTCGAGCGGTTTTCCACCGGTCCGGAAAGGTGGCTATTCGATTTGCAGAACGATGCCGCGGAATTGCACAATGTTGTCGACAATAAAGAGAACCAGGAAATCGTTGAAAATTTCATGGGGATACTTGTGGAGCATCTCAGAAATACTTCGCATCCCCAGTCGCGAGGATTGCTATTCGAATCTCTTGAGCAGGAACTCGCCTACCGTTTGGAACCGGTGGAAGAGCATTGA
- a CDS encoding dihydrofolate reductase family protein, whose product MGKLVFGMMQSLDGYVAGVTGGPGSEGYPAAVAGGLELPPPGVSLASHFNDQIRGLAGSLCGRRMYEVMRYWDEDQPDWDVADHEFAKLWRALPKWVVSRSLKSVGPNTTLVAGDVEAFVRRLKGEVEGEIDVAGPELAGCLTDFGLIDEYRLYFRPFVLGGGKPYFAGARPPLRLIGADPIGEDAVRLTYVPV is encoded by the coding sequence ATGGGAAAGCTCGTATTCGGAATGATGCAATCGCTGGATGGATACGTCGCGGGTGTTACGGGCGGCCCGGGATCGGAGGGCTACCCCGCTGCCGTCGCGGGCGGCCTGGAATTGCCGCCGCCTGGAGTCTCGCTCGCTAGTCATTTCAATGATCAGATCCGCGGACTGGCCGGCAGTTTGTGCGGTCGGCGAATGTACGAGGTGATGCGTTACTGGGACGAGGATCAACCGGATTGGGACGTGGCCGATCACGAGTTCGCGAAGCTGTGGCGGGCGCTTCCGAAATGGGTCGTATCGCGCTCGCTCAAATCAGTCGGACCCAACACTACGCTCGTGGCGGGAGATGTCGAAGCGTTTGTGCGCCGATTGAAGGGGGAAGTCGAGGGCGAAATTGACGTTGCCGGGCCGGAACTCGCCGGGTGCCTCACCGATTTTGGATTAATCGACGAGTATCGTCTTTACTTTCGACCGTTTGTACTTGGCGGCGGCAAGCCCTACTTCGCAGGTGCCCGTCCGCCCCTTCGACTGATCGGTGCCGATCCCATCGGCGAGGATGCAGTTAGGCTGACGTACGTCCCCGTCTGA
- the typA gene encoding translational GTPase TypA, with protein MALSQRNDIRNVAVIAHVDHGKTTLVDQMLRQSGLFRSEELDKLVGGQHGLIMDSNDQERERGITILAKNCAIRLGDTKVNLIDTPGHADFGGEVERILKMCDGVFLLVDAAEGPLPQTRFVLRKAFANGLKPIVVINKIDRPDARIDEIHSMIFDLFIELGANDEQANFPVIYASGRAGIATTDMNVPPKDLRPLFDAILNHIPAPIVDMEAPLQMQVASLQYSEFLGKIAIGRIYGGKIRKNQRVTVIKQKDFSNFPDTIVQVMEFDRLGKREVEELLAGDICAVVGIDEADIGDTICDFEKASALPPLTIDEPTLDMLFKVNDSPFVGKEGKPLTSRELRDRLEKELQHNVALRVKPGERESEFVVSGRGLLHLGVLLETMRREGSELAVGKPRVIMKEIEGKKHEPVEYLVVEAPSEHTGSVMRLVLERQGELVKLESTGNMSHIEFFIPSRGLIGMKTRMLTATQGAAIMHHNFHEYRPLKQALPGRPAGVLISLETAKATGYAIEGLQDRGSLFVGPMEEVYEGQIVGEHCRDNDLTVNVTREKKLTNMRAAGSDKNVPLKPPRTFALEAALEYIEDDELVELTPNSIRMRKFHLRESDRKKAGRREG; from the coding sequence ATGGCTTTAAGTCAGCGGAATGATATTCGAAACGTGGCCGTTATTGCTCACGTTGACCACGGCAAAACGACTCTCGTCGATCAGATGCTTCGCCAATCCGGCCTGTTTCGCTCGGAGGAACTCGACAAGCTCGTCGGCGGTCAACATGGTCTGATTATGGATTCGAACGATCAGGAACGCGAACGCGGGATCACCATCCTGGCGAAAAACTGTGCTATTCGACTGGGCGATACCAAGGTCAATCTGATCGACACTCCGGGGCACGCCGACTTCGGGGGCGAAGTCGAGCGGATTCTGAAAATGTGCGACGGCGTATTTTTGCTGGTGGACGCCGCCGAAGGGCCGTTGCCTCAGACCCGGTTCGTGCTGAGAAAAGCGTTCGCCAATGGCTTGAAGCCGATTGTGGTCATCAACAAGATTGACCGTCCCGACGCCCGCATCGATGAAATTCACAGCATGATCTTCGATCTGTTCATCGAACTTGGGGCTAACGACGAGCAGGCGAACTTCCCGGTGATTTACGCTTCGGGTCGCGCCGGTATCGCCACCACCGATATGAACGTTCCGCCCAAAGATTTGCGGCCGTTGTTCGACGCCATTCTGAATCACATTCCGGCGCCTATTGTGGACATGGAAGCTCCCCTGCAAATGCAGGTGGCCTCACTCCAGTACTCCGAATTTTTGGGTAAGATTGCCATCGGACGCATCTACGGGGGCAAGATCAGGAAGAATCAGCGAGTCACGGTCATCAAGCAGAAGGATTTCAGCAACTTCCCCGATACGATCGTTCAGGTGATGGAGTTCGATCGCCTCGGCAAGCGCGAAGTCGAAGAACTGTTGGCGGGCGATATCTGTGCGGTGGTCGGCATTGATGAAGCCGATATCGGCGACACGATTTGCGATTTCGAAAAGGCCAGTGCTCTGCCGCCGTTGACCATCGACGAACCGACTCTGGATATGCTGTTTAAGGTGAACGATTCGCCGTTCGTGGGCAAGGAAGGCAAGCCGCTGACGAGCCGCGAACTTCGCGACCGATTGGAAAAAGAACTTCAGCACAACGTCGCCTTGCGAGTGAAGCCGGGCGAACGCGAAAGCGAATTCGTCGTATCCGGTCGCGGCTTGCTGCATCTGGGCGTGCTCCTGGAAACCATGCGTCGCGAAGGTTCGGAACTGGCCGTGGGTAAGCCGCGCGTGATTATGAAGGAAATCGAAGGCAAGAAGCACGAACCGGTCGAATATCTGGTGGTGGAAGCCCCCAGCGAACATACCGGCAGCGTGATGCGGCTGGTGTTGGAACGGCAGGGGGAACTGGTCAAGCTCGAGTCGACGGGCAACATGTCGCACATCGAGTTCTTCATTCCCTCCCGCGGCTTGATCGGTATGAAGACCCGCATGCTCACCGCCACTCAAGGGGCGGCGATCATGCACCATAATTTCCACGAATATCGTCCCTTGAAGCAGGCGCTGCCGGGCCGACCGGCCGGTGTGCTGATCTCGCTGGAAACTGCCAAGGCCACCGGTTACGCCATCGAAGGGTTACAGGATCGCGGTTCGTTGTTCGTCGGCCCCATGGAAGAAGTCTACGAAGGGCAGATCGTCGGCGAGCATTGCCGCGATAACGACCTCACCGTTAACGTCACCCGCGAAAAGAAGCTGACCAACATGCGAGCCGCCGGTTCGGATAAAAACGTGCCCTTAAAGCCGCCCCGAACTTTCGCTCTCGAAGCGGCCCTGGAATATATCGAAGACGATGAGCTGGTGGAATTGACGCCGAATTCGATTCGGATGCGGAAATTCCACCTCAGAGAGAGTGACCGCAAGAAGGCCGGTCGCCGCGAAGGCTAA
- a CDS encoding cupin domain-containing protein, translating into MNSSAGYLVRHVEDAPVVPCLCGESVRPLTFPDVKTCSLHIPLITDSARHYHRIMTEVYYVLEGSGIMELNEDRIEVRPGSVIYIEPGTRHKLKSELGVKTIVFSVPAFLEEDEYLD; encoded by the coding sequence ATGAATTCGTCCGCTGGCTATCTGGTTCGGCATGTGGAGGACGCGCCGGTCGTCCCCTGCCTTTGCGGCGAGAGTGTTCGGCCACTCACTTTCCCGGATGTCAAAACTTGCAGCCTGCACATTCCCTTAATCACCGATTCCGCAAGACATTACCATCGAATTATGACCGAGGTGTACTACGTTCTCGAAGGATCGGGAATCATGGAATTGAATGAGGATCGGATCGAGGTCCGCCCCGGTTCGGTGATTTACATTGAACCGGGGACTCGCCATAAGTTAAAAAGTGAATTGGGCGTCAAAACGATCGTCTTCAGCGTACCGGCTTTCCTCGAAGAAGACGAATATCTCGATTAG
- a CDS encoding glycosyltransferase, translating into MTIFQRGRDAVRNVLKWMFRPILRPLRDQFLSPAIHQFLKVNAHVEYSLHELHTLVKISDETILGLTLAQNLPPRGSTRLRGYPKKIYVDVRCLQMPAYNYRGIGYHSAGVLRHAKEFLGDSIRLIGLTDSLYPVVPEEFSHLCDEYRDRVPLDVGPALVLHLSPMTHCCSFLAQMFLQPELFHVAIFYDTIPLQEPHRYLPTPRRHREYLNSMIWLKMVDCFCAISKTAATQLENIIGPASDRMAVTGACLRESFQDIDFSMPLPGPFASRKYFLVIGSEDERKNVEIVLASHARCEVSIGLIIAGHHSPERLCELQDRYTEAGGHLKNLYFAQSTSDGQMAMLYHHALVTVVPSRAEGFSLPIIEALYCDCPVILSDISAHRELVEFEDALFQFDDGVTLTSLFNRFLNESPLRGEWLAIQKQKSLVFDENAVARKVWEHVGSFLPAR; encoded by the coding sequence ATGACAATTTTTCAGCGCGGCAGAGACGCCGTCAGAAATGTATTGAAATGGATGTTCCGCCCAATTCTCCGTCCGCTTCGAGACCAATTTCTTTCGCCGGCCATTCATCAGTTCCTCAAGGTGAATGCGCACGTCGAGTACAGCCTCCACGAGTTGCATACTCTGGTTAAGATTTCCGATGAGACAATTCTCGGCCTGACGCTCGCCCAGAATTTGCCTCCTCGCGGCTCAACGCGACTGCGCGGCTATCCGAAAAAGATCTATGTCGATGTCCGTTGCCTGCAAATGCCGGCCTACAACTATCGCGGCATCGGCTACCATTCGGCCGGAGTGCTCCGTCACGCCAAGGAATTTCTCGGCGATTCCATTCGTCTCATCGGACTGACCGATTCTCTTTATCCCGTCGTGCCAGAAGAATTCTCTCACCTGTGCGATGAATATCGGGATCGGGTTCCGCTCGATGTGGGACCGGCGTTGGTGCTCCACCTTTCGCCTATGACGCATTGCTGTTCATTCCTGGCCCAGATGTTCCTACAGCCCGAATTATTTCATGTGGCGATCTTTTACGACACCATTCCCCTGCAGGAACCGCACCGCTATCTCCCTACGCCGCGGCGGCATCGCGAATACCTCAACTCCATGATCTGGCTGAAGATGGTCGACTGTTTCTGTGCGATTTCGAAAACGGCGGCAACTCAATTGGAAAACATCATCGGTCCCGCCTCGGATCGTATGGCCGTCACGGGAGCCTGCTTGCGCGAATCATTCCAGGATATCGACTTCTCGATGCCTCTGCCCGGCCCTTTCGCGTCGAGAAAATACTTCCTGGTGATCGGCAGTGAGGACGAGCGAAAGAACGTCGAGATCGTTTTGGCCAGCCATGCCCGGTGCGAGGTTAGCATCGGATTGATCATCGCCGGGCATCACTCCCCGGAGCGATTGTGTGAATTGCAAGACCGTTACACCGAAGCGGGCGGTCATCTGAAAAACCTGTATTTCGCTCAGTCGACGAGCGATGGGCAGATGGCCATGCTCTACCACCACGCCCTGGTGACCGTGGTGCCTTCCCGGGCGGAGGGATTTTCGCTGCCGATTATCGAGGCTCTCTATTGCGATTGCCCGGTGATACTGTCCGACATCTCAGCGCATCGGGAGCTAGTGGAGTTTGAAGATGCATTGTTTCAATTCGACGACGGCGTGACGCTGACGAGCCTTTTCAATCGATTCTTGAATGAGAGCCCGCTGCGTGGTGAATGGCTGGCGATTCAGAAGCAAAAATCCCTGGTCTTCGATGAGAATGCGGTTGCCCGAAAGGTCTGGGAGCATGTGGGGAGCTTTTTGCCAGCGAGGTAA
- a CDS encoding SRPBCC family protein — translation MKPAEVSTPSDREVLIKRSFDAPVNLVWQAYTDPALMRRWLTAMPGWTMPICEMATHVGGKYRWRWRFDENGMEFGFTGEMLEVELNSKIVHTQIFDPGDMGGSMGGEPSIITVTFKESNGITNVSTLIKYASQADRDAAMSTGMTDGMEMSYKQLDGVLAS, via the coding sequence ATGAAACCTGCGGAAGTGAGCACGCCGTCGGATCGAGAAGTACTAATTAAGCGGAGCTTTGATGCGCCAGTGAATCTGGTCTGGCAGGCTTATACGGATCCCGCGTTGATGCGTCGTTGGCTAACGGCCATGCCCGGATGGACGATGCCGATTTGCGAGATGGCTACTCATGTGGGTGGGAAGTATCGCTGGCGCTGGCGGTTCGACGAGAACGGCATGGAGTTTGGGTTCACGGGTGAAATGCTGGAGGTCGAGTTGAATTCCAAGATCGTGCATACGCAGATCTTCGACCCGGGCGATATGGGTGGATCGATGGGAGGTGAACCGTCGATAATCACGGTCACGTTCAAAGAGTCCAACGGGATCACAAACGTGTCGACTTTGATTAAGTATGCGTCGCAGGCCGATCGCGATGCGGCGATGTCGACGGGCATGACGGATGGAATGGAAATGAGCTACAAACAACTCGACGGAGTACTGGCGAGTTAG
- a CDS encoding DUF4214 domain-containing protein, whose translation MNHRKSNRGNHSNLSSRLNLEELGERIVPAVVASTGTALLGTALVQTAATPIQASGNIPKSDFTTQVESYYTTYLHRTADSAGLQNWVSILEKGVDARTVIEDFLTSSEYIQKYGASPSSYIQALYRDVLGRTGAAPEIANWVNDWNSGLGRQGVVNAIVDSPESTTHNFPPVA comes from the coding sequence ATGAACCACAGAAAATCGAATCGTGGTAATCACTCGAACTTAAGCTCTCGCCTAAATCTGGAAGAGCTGGGAGAACGGATTGTTCCTGCCGTCGTTGCCTCGACTGGAACAGCCCTCCTCGGTACCGCGCTTGTGCAGACGGCCGCAACGCCTATCCAGGCATCCGGGAATATTCCGAAATCCGATTTCACAACCCAAGTTGAGTCTTACTACACAACTTATTTGCATCGCACCGCCGATAGTGCCGGCCTGCAAAATTGGGTATCGATCCTGGAAAAAGGGGTCGATGCGCGTACGGTGATCGAGGATTTTTTGACTTCCAGCGAATACATTCAAAAATATGGAGCATCCCCAAGCAGTTACATCCAGGCCCTGTATCGAGATGTCTTGGGTAGAACCGGCGCGGCCCCGGAAATAGCTAATTGGGTGAATGACTGGAATTCCGGTTTGGGACGGCAAGGAGTCGTGAACGCCATTGTGGACTCACCCGAATCGACGACGCACAATTTCCCACCGGTCGCGTGA